A region from the Actinoplanes sp. OR16 genome encodes:
- a CDS encoding extracellular solute-binding protein produces MSRRTATAAALLLAASMLSACGDDGGVPTITWYINPDNGGQARLAERCAADAGGTYRVDVQVLPNDASQQREQLVRRLAAKDSSIDVMSLDPPFVAEFANAGFLRPFDQADATALTDGVLRGPLQTASWKDQLVAAPFWANTQLLWYRKSVAEAAGVDPASPAFTWDEMIRTAAGQNKVVGVQANRYEGYMVWINALVTSAGGEIISDVEAGKDATPTIDSEAGDKAAAIVGGLARSPAVPPAMSTMGEEEARSAFQSDAGAFMVNWPYVYNAAKESVAAGGITQQTFDDIAWARFPRVDAGLPSKPPLGGINLAVSAFTTHAEQTLDLVRCATSLPNNVEYMLDAGNPAARGAAYDDPRVREAYPMADVIRQSINDAGPRPITPYYNDVSTSVQITWHPATDVTAPATPDESAAFMSDVLQGKRLL; encoded by the coding sequence GTGTCTCGTCGAACAGCGACGGCTGCCGCGCTCCTCCTCGCCGCCTCGATGCTCTCCGCATGCGGCGACGACGGTGGTGTACCGACCATCACCTGGTACATCAACCCGGACAACGGTGGTCAGGCCCGCCTCGCCGAGCGCTGCGCGGCCGACGCCGGCGGCACCTACCGGGTCGACGTGCAGGTCCTGCCGAACGACGCCTCCCAGCAGCGCGAGCAGCTGGTCCGCAGGCTCGCGGCGAAGGACTCGTCGATCGACGTGATGAGCCTGGACCCGCCGTTCGTCGCCGAGTTCGCCAACGCCGGTTTCCTGCGGCCGTTCGACCAGGCCGACGCGACGGCGCTCACCGACGGGGTGCTGCGCGGGCCGCTGCAGACGGCGTCCTGGAAGGACCAGCTGGTCGCCGCGCCGTTCTGGGCCAACACCCAGCTCCTCTGGTACCGCAAGTCGGTGGCCGAGGCGGCCGGCGTCGACCCGGCCTCGCCCGCCTTCACCTGGGACGAGATGATCCGCACCGCGGCCGGCCAGAACAAGGTCGTCGGGGTGCAGGCCAACCGGTACGAGGGCTACATGGTCTGGATCAACGCCCTGGTCACGTCGGCCGGTGGTGAGATCATCAGCGACGTCGAGGCCGGCAAGGACGCCACACCGACGATCGACTCGGAGGCCGGCGACAAGGCCGCCGCGATCGTCGGCGGGCTGGCCCGCTCCCCCGCGGTGCCGCCGGCCATGTCGACGATGGGCGAGGAGGAGGCCCGCTCGGCGTTCCAGAGCGACGCCGGCGCCTTCATGGTCAACTGGCCGTACGTCTACAACGCGGCGAAGGAGTCCGTCGCGGCCGGCGGCATCACCCAGCAGACCTTCGACGACATCGCCTGGGCCCGGTTCCCGCGCGTCGACGCCGGACTGCCGAGCAAACCGCCGCTGGGCGGCATCAACCTGGCGGTCAGCGCGTTCACCACGCACGCCGAGCAGACCCTCGACCTGGTGCGGTGCGCGACCTCGCTGCCGAACAACGTCGAGTACATGCTCGACGCCGGCAACCCGGCCGCGCGCGGCGCCGCGTACGACGACCCCAGGGTGCGCGAGGCGTACCCGATGGCCGACGTGATCCGGCAGTCGATAAACGACGCCGGGCCGCGGCCGATCACGCCGTACTACAACGACGTCTCCACCTCGGTGCAGATCACCTGGCACCCCGCCACGGACGTCACCGCCCCCGCGACTCCGGACGAGTCGGCGGCCTTCATGTCCGACGTCCTGCAGGGCAAACGCCTCCTGTGA
- a CDS encoding TetR/AcrR family transcriptional regulator produces the protein MDSLGAIPGSDSLLGRAIAEAFTDTGGSDLPDDEVTTRLLDTAYQHFCRIGIRRSTMEEVARRAGVSRVTAYRRFATKDALVKHVIRREFRRYFDQFLIEVQQGETAADRVVLGFAGSLQAIRNNPLIGGLMVTEPDVLIPSIVGDGGLMLGTVQRFVAGQLRQEQLAGTIAAGVDVELVAELMTRLCSSFLVTPSFVVDLDDTEQLRTVARRFLAPMLNAG, from the coding sequence ATGGATTCACTCGGCGCCATCCCCGGGTCGGACTCGCTGCTCGGCCGGGCGATCGCCGAGGCGTTCACCGACACCGGCGGCAGCGACCTGCCCGACGACGAGGTCACCACCCGCCTGCTCGACACGGCGTACCAGCACTTCTGCCGCATCGGCATCCGCCGCTCCACGATGGAGGAGGTGGCCCGCCGCGCCGGCGTCTCCCGGGTCACCGCCTACCGCCGGTTCGCCACGAAAGACGCGCTGGTCAAGCACGTGATCCGGCGCGAGTTCCGGCGCTACTTCGACCAGTTCCTGATCGAGGTGCAGCAGGGGGAGACCGCCGCCGACCGGGTGGTCCTCGGCTTCGCCGGCTCCCTGCAGGCCATCCGGAACAACCCGCTCATCGGCGGCCTCATGGTCACCGAGCCGGACGTGCTGATCCCGTCGATCGTCGGCGACGGCGGGCTGATGCTCGGCACCGTGCAGCGGTTCGTCGCCGGTCAGCTGCGGCAGGAACAGCTCGCCGGCACCATCGCCGCCGGCGTCGACGTGGAGCTGGTCGCCGAGCTGATGACCCGGCTCTGCTCGTCGTTCCTGGTCACGCCGAGCTTCGTGGTGGACCTCGACGACACGGAGCAGCTGCGTACGGTGGCCCGGCGTTTCCTCGCCCCCATGCTGAACGCCGGGTGA
- a CDS encoding oxygenase MpaB family protein, with the protein MEPMSRRNMLRAGGALGALGAITAASPASAASVWNWSAKGSVAGAGAGADPRWVWDEEADPLVASLIERGDVPMVNTLLRTWKKNGQPLPDGLPADLRDFMERARQLPPWADRTKLRLAVDFNEKRGLYLGVLYGLASGMMSTVIPKEALAVYYSQGGADMKDRISKTAKLGYDIGAVNAYEPDGEMIVTGVKTRLVHAAVRHLLPQSPYWTQVADEDIPISQRDIMVTWHSLPTTVMRKLTDWKVPIPAAESEAFLHSWQVGAHLLGVRDEYIPNSWAQANSQATEVLDPILRPTPEGIKLADILLNLGKDIDGGLLTKGILGSFTRFMLGDEIAGWLKIPRELVWDPLLKTAWGPFIAVREGLLPFPLAPKAYWLFDEFLRKAALLFLSEAKPISIEIPLTNRPT; encoded by the coding sequence ATGGAACCAATGAGCAGGCGAAACATGCTGAGAGCCGGCGGCGCTCTCGGCGCTCTCGGCGCGATCACCGCAGCTTCCCCGGCCAGTGCGGCCTCCGTGTGGAACTGGTCGGCGAAGGGTTCGGTCGCCGGCGCCGGGGCCGGCGCGGACCCGCGCTGGGTCTGGGACGAGGAGGCCGACCCGCTCGTCGCCTCGCTGATCGAGCGCGGTGACGTGCCGATGGTCAACACGCTGCTGCGGACCTGGAAGAAGAACGGCCAGCCGCTGCCCGACGGGCTCCCCGCCGACCTGCGGGACTTCATGGAACGCGCCCGGCAGCTCCCGCCCTGGGCGGACCGGACCAAGCTGCGGCTCGCCGTCGACTTCAACGAGAAGCGGGGCCTCTACCTCGGCGTCCTCTACGGGCTGGCCAGCGGGATGATGAGCACCGTCATCCCCAAGGAAGCCCTCGCCGTCTACTACTCGCAGGGCGGCGCGGACATGAAGGACCGCATCTCCAAGACCGCCAAGCTGGGGTACGACATCGGCGCCGTCAACGCCTACGAGCCCGACGGCGAAATGATCGTCACCGGCGTGAAGACCCGGCTCGTGCACGCGGCGGTACGCCACCTGCTCCCGCAGTCGCCGTACTGGACGCAGGTCGCCGACGAGGACATCCCGATCAGCCAGCGCGACATCATGGTCACCTGGCACAGCCTGCCGACCACCGTGATGCGCAAGCTGACCGACTGGAAGGTGCCGATCCCGGCCGCCGAGTCGGAGGCGTTCCTGCACTCGTGGCAGGTCGGCGCGCACCTGCTCGGCGTCCGCGACGAGTACATCCCGAACTCGTGGGCCCAGGCGAACTCGCAGGCCACCGAGGTCCTCGACCCGATCCTGCGGCCCACCCCGGAGGGGATCAAGCTCGCCGACATCCTGCTCAACCTGGGCAAGGACATCGACGGCGGGCTGCTGACCAAGGGCATCCTCGGCTCGTTCACCCGCTTCATGCTCGGCGACGAGATCGCCGGCTGGCTCAAGATCCCGCGTGAGCTGGTGTGGGATCCGCTGCTCAAGACCGCCTGGGGACCCTTCATCGCGGTACGCGAGGGACTCCTGCCCTTCCCCCTCGCCCCCAAGGCCTACTGGCTCTTCGACGAGTTCCTCCGCAAGGCCGCGCTGCTGTTCCTGTCCGAGGCCAAGCCGATCAGCATCGAGATCCCGCTCACCAACCGCCCGACCTGA
- a CDS encoding oxygenase MpaB family protein, whose translation MKRRVLLSGSALGAFGALGVTAPAQAREWTWSATDPRTIFDPEADPVSAELLDTGVVPEVNRLLWTWTRNDQPLPAGLPGYLVDFIEQARQLPSWADTAKLERAAQFNKSRGLYLNLLNGVGGGMLSTAIPKEAWSVYYSKGGADMEDRVAKTSLLGFSVGALNAYRPDGDCVVNAVKTRLVHAAVRHLLPQSPHWKWGPIISQEDILVTWHTLPTYAMRKLREWNVPITAADSQAYLHVWQVTAHMLGVRDEYIPATWAAANQQSDLVLPPNMGPTREGVELTDILLSQLAEQTSPGSVGRPLVNALARYLVGDQVADWDAIEREPIWGPLISRLWPLLVRFREGLIPLPLVPEAAWVIDEAVRQYILFFLTKGQETRIDIPTINRPE comes from the coding sequence GTGAAACGCAGAGTTCTGCTGTCCGGCAGCGCGCTGGGAGCGTTCGGCGCCCTCGGCGTCACCGCGCCCGCCCAGGCGAGGGAGTGGACCTGGTCCGCGACCGATCCCCGGACGATCTTCGACCCGGAAGCCGACCCGGTGAGCGCCGAACTGCTCGACACCGGCGTCGTCCCGGAGGTCAACCGGCTGCTGTGGACCTGGACCCGCAACGACCAGCCGCTCCCGGCCGGCCTGCCCGGCTACCTCGTCGACTTCATCGAGCAGGCCCGGCAGCTGCCGTCCTGGGCGGACACCGCGAAACTCGAGCGGGCCGCGCAGTTCAACAAGTCCCGCGGGCTCTACCTGAACCTGCTCAACGGCGTCGGCGGTGGCATGCTGAGCACCGCCATCCCGAAGGAGGCCTGGTCGGTCTACTACTCCAAGGGTGGCGCCGACATGGAGGACCGGGTCGCGAAGACCAGCCTCCTCGGCTTCTCGGTGGGGGCGCTCAACGCGTACCGGCCGGACGGTGACTGCGTCGTCAACGCGGTGAAGACCCGGCTCGTGCACGCGGCCGTCCGTCACCTGCTGCCGCAGTCGCCGCACTGGAAGTGGGGCCCGATCATCAGCCAGGAGGACATTCTCGTCACCTGGCACACCCTGCCGACCTACGCCATGCGCAAGCTGCGCGAGTGGAACGTGCCGATCACCGCTGCCGACTCGCAGGCCTACCTGCACGTCTGGCAGGTGACCGCGCACATGCTCGGGGTCCGCGACGAGTACATCCCGGCCACCTGGGCGGCCGCCAACCAGCAGTCGGACCTGGTGCTGCCGCCGAACATGGGACCGACCCGGGAGGGCGTCGAGCTCACCGACATCCTGCTCAGCCAGCTCGCCGAGCAGACCAGCCCGGGCAGCGTCGGCCGGCCCCTGGTCAACGCGCTGGCCCGCTATCTCGTCGGCGACCAGGTGGCGGACTGGGACGCCATCGAGCGCGAGCCGATCTGGGGTCCGCTGATCTCCCGGCTGTGGCCGCTGCTGGTCAGGTTCCGTGAGGGGCTGATCCCGCTGCCGCTGGTCCCGGAGGCGGCCTGGGTGATCGACGAGGCGGTCCGGCAGTACATCCTCTTCTTCCTGACGAAGGGCCAGGAGACCAGGATCGACATCCCGACCATCAACAGGCCCGAATGA
- a CDS encoding molybdopterin cofactor-binding domain-containing protein, producing MKRRRFLGYVLAGPVLVTAASTRADADITDILDLNDIMTAAALPTSGLIAVEVNADGTVSFALPRAEVGQGITTSTAMLIAEELSIPVRRVRITLADARPELLFNQLTGASNTTIATYTPIRVAAAVARERLLQAAATSWNVSRAGLTLKAGVISDRAGRSVDIGALAGKAASAKTLAVPVELAPRESFTVIGRPQNRIDARDAVTGRKTFAMDLDVPGAKPAMICRPPTINGRPGPIANLAEVRAMPGVTDVVPISTGVAVRADTFGQCIDAVRALRVAWQPGPVDGKSEQTVLKELAAAELPLGPRPLTPFVEGRFTFHFRSNSALETNCAVADVRADRAEIWSALKSPIVAKQAIAAKLGLLPDRVTVHVTEGGGSFGRKLFFDAALEAAELSRKIGKPVRLMWHRADDSRQGRTHPMATSRVRIAYAGDLVLGFEQRHTSVTTDLGHGLGELLTAMAARLPIGDQAFAQTFFQFSHTSPYRFGIHSRLLAETGKGFNTGSMRNVYSPDTTCARELMVDQLGLRMGKDPLRVRRDFLRDDRARAVLTAVAEAGQWGRALPAGVAQGIAFHAEYKAVSACLVEIDCRPATVNRPIRDGVGGPRVTKAVFAVDVGLAVNPRGLEAQMMGGVMDGIALALTSSLHLQDGHFLEASWDNYFYTRQWNTPPDLRIIVMPSSSDEPGGAGELGVAASMAAVACAYARATGTLPTVFPINHGTLSFTPKPTIPPVPESPSTGGTVA from the coding sequence ATGAAGCGGCGCCGCTTCCTCGGCTACGTGCTGGCCGGCCCGGTCCTGGTGACCGCGGCCTCCACCAGGGCGGACGCCGACATCACCGACATCCTCGATCTGAACGACATCATGACGGCGGCGGCGCTGCCGACGTCCGGTCTCATCGCGGTGGAGGTCAACGCGGACGGCACGGTGTCGTTCGCGCTGCCGCGGGCCGAGGTCGGCCAGGGGATCACCACCTCGACGGCGATGCTGATCGCCGAGGAGCTGTCGATCCCGGTGCGCCGGGTGCGGATCACGCTCGCCGACGCGCGGCCGGAGCTGCTGTTCAACCAGCTCACCGGTGCTTCGAACACGACGATCGCGACGTACACGCCGATCCGGGTGGCGGCGGCGGTCGCCCGGGAGCGGTTGCTGCAGGCCGCGGCGACCTCGTGGAACGTCTCCCGGGCCGGCCTGACCTTGAAGGCGGGCGTGATCAGCGACCGCGCCGGGCGCAGCGTCGACATCGGCGCTCTCGCGGGCAAGGCGGCCAGCGCGAAGACCCTGGCGGTGCCGGTGGAGCTCGCCCCGAGGGAGAGCTTCACCGTCATCGGCAGACCCCAGAACCGCATCGACGCCCGGGACGCGGTGACCGGGCGCAAGACCTTCGCGATGGACCTCGACGTACCCGGCGCGAAACCGGCGATGATCTGCCGGCCACCCACGATCAACGGCAGGCCCGGGCCGATCGCCAACCTCGCCGAGGTACGCGCCATGCCCGGCGTCACCGACGTGGTCCCGATCTCCACGGGCGTGGCGGTCCGCGCCGACACGTTCGGCCAGTGCATCGACGCGGTCCGCGCGCTGCGGGTCGCCTGGCAGCCCGGACCCGTCGACGGCAAGTCCGAGCAGACCGTGCTCAAGGAGCTGGCCGCCGCGGAGCTGCCGCTCGGGCCCCGGCCGCTCACCCCGTTCGTCGAAGGCCGGTTCACGTTCCACTTCCGCAGCAACAGTGCCCTGGAGACGAACTGCGCGGTCGCCGACGTACGGGCGGACCGCGCCGAGATCTGGTCCGCCCTCAAGTCGCCGATCGTGGCGAAGCAGGCCATCGCCGCCAAGCTGGGCCTGCTGCCGGACCGGGTCACCGTGCACGTGACCGAGGGCGGCGGCTCGTTCGGCCGCAAGCTGTTCTTCGACGCCGCCCTGGAGGCCGCCGAGCTGTCCCGGAAGATCGGCAAGCCGGTACGGCTGATGTGGCACCGCGCCGACGACTCCCGGCAGGGCCGTACTCATCCGATGGCGACCTCCCGGGTCCGGATCGCCTACGCCGGCGATCTGGTGCTCGGCTTCGAGCAGCGGCACACCAGCGTCACCACCGACCTCGGGCACGGCCTGGGTGAGCTGCTGACCGCGATGGCCGCCCGGCTGCCCATCGGCGACCAGGCCTTCGCGCAGACGTTCTTCCAGTTCAGCCATACATCGCCGTACCGGTTCGGGATACACAGCCGGCTGCTGGCCGAGACCGGCAAGGGGTTCAACACCGGCAGCATGCGCAACGTCTACTCGCCGGACACGACGTGCGCGAGGGAGTTGATGGTCGATCAGCTCGGCCTGAGGATGGGGAAGGATCCTCTCCGGGTCCGGCGCGACTTCCTGCGCGACGACCGCGCCCGCGCGGTGCTGACCGCTGTCGCCGAGGCGGGGCAGTGGGGCCGGGCGCTGCCGGCCGGAGTGGCCCAGGGCATCGCGTTCCACGCCGAGTACAAGGCGGTCAGCGCGTGCCTCGTCGAGATCGACTGCCGGCCGGCGACGGTGAACCGCCCGATCCGCGACGGCGTCGGCGGCCCGCGGGTGACGAAGGCGGTCTTCGCCGTCGACGTCGGCCTGGCCGTCAATCCGCGCGGCCTGGAGGCGCAGATGATGGGCGGGGTCATGGACGGCATCGCGCTGGCCCTCACCTCCAGCCTGCACCTGCAGGACGGCCATTTCCTCGAGGCCAGCTGGGACAACTACTTCTACACCCGGCAGTGGAACACGCCGCCCGACCTGCGGATCATCGTGATGCCGAGCAGTTCGGACGAGCCGGGCGGGGCCGGTGAACTGGGCGTGGCCGCGTCGATGGCGGCGGTCGCCTGCGCGTACGCCCGGGCCACCGGCACGCTGCCGACGGTCTTCCCGATCAATCACGGCACGCTGTCGTTCACGCCGAAGCCGACGATCCCGCCCGTCCCCGAATCGCCGTCCACCGGAGGCACCGTTGCCTGA
- a CDS encoding (2Fe-2S)-binding protein — protein MPEHTFRLNGSPVTVEVASDVRLLWVLRDLLGVTGPKYGCGIAVCRACTSHLNGRAVTPCAIPVGSLAPDDEVVTIEGLAATAGADLHPMQQAWLDQDVVQCGYCQPGQIMAAVALVRRVADEGREITDDDLDAIRNVCRCGTYPRIREAIRKVMSQM, from the coding sequence TTGCCTGAGCACACCTTCCGCCTCAACGGCTCGCCGGTCACCGTCGAGGTGGCGTCCGACGTACGCCTGCTCTGGGTCCTGCGGGATCTGCTCGGGGTGACCGGCCCGAAGTACGGCTGCGGCATCGCCGTCTGCCGGGCGTGCACCAGTCATCTCAACGGCCGGGCCGTGACGCCGTGCGCCATCCCGGTCGGCTCGCTGGCGCCGGACGACGAGGTGGTGACGATCGAGGGCCTGGCCGCGACCGCCGGCGCCGACCTGCACCCGATGCAGCAGGCCTGGCTCGACCAGGACGTGGTCCAGTGCGGGTACTGCCAGCCCGGCCAGATCATGGCGGCGGTCGCGCTGGTCCGGCGGGTCGCCGACGAGGGCCGGGAGATCACCGACGACGACCTGGACGCCATCCGCAACGTGTGCCGCTGCGGCACCTATCCGCGCATCCGGGAGGCGATCAGGAAGGTAATGTCGCAAATGTGA
- a CDS encoding PAS domain-containing sensor histidine kinase, which translates to MSADGAVDYRLLFRGAPAALLVLDPDLCIVEVTESYLAATRRSREELLGRLVFAAFPDNPDDPAGDGPARLRASLERVLREHVTDVMDIQKYDIPQPGGGFETRHWAPVNAPIFGPDGELRHVVHRVEDVTAFVEARQTGQDQAQIFAREQLQKQNQTLRAIADILDIAVIGCDGTGRPLLYNQAARDVVGDRLGGAPAEEWPRRLHLHDQDGRPLDPAYQPLVRALRGEPVGDVEVVTRIPGEPRRIFRLSARPLTGQPPLAAVVTLRDVTVRRTSARVQQGELEVTHLVAQPHPPDGVLDEVMRIVAASVGWVATSFWTVDDVTRQLRREAWWSEPGFTGCDRDLPHRALCAAEPIWAPAEDAGALAIPVPAGRNPLGVLVCYADTAEISEGARAAVVTGIGARLGEFLERRRAERLAAELDRTRDEYIALVGHELRTPLTSIQSYADLLSEDPALDGEQREAVAVMRRNATTLHGIVMRLLDVAGLRTGRIDLLRDAVDLTALAAAAADQARARAGDRVAVEVTAPAAVTVEGDPARLREVVDELLANALTWAAEATTVTLDVHEEGSAAVLAVTDTGAEIKAHEHEHLFDLFFRGEAARHSGIPGNGLGLTAARAIVEQHGGTLMAGVPGRSRDGATTFTVRLPAH; encoded by the coding sequence GTGAGTGCCGATGGGGCGGTCGACTACCGGCTTCTGTTCCGCGGTGCGCCCGCCGCGCTCCTCGTCCTCGACCCGGATCTCTGCATCGTCGAGGTGACCGAGTCCTACCTCGCCGCCACCCGGCGCAGCCGGGAGGAACTGCTCGGCCGGCTGGTCTTCGCCGCGTTCCCGGACAATCCGGACGACCCGGCCGGGGACGGGCCGGCCCGGCTGCGCGCCTCGCTCGAACGGGTGCTGCGCGAGCACGTCACCGACGTGATGGACATCCAGAAGTACGACATCCCGCAGCCCGGCGGCGGCTTCGAGACCCGGCACTGGGCGCCGGTCAACGCGCCGATCTTCGGCCCGGACGGCGAGCTGCGGCACGTCGTGCACCGGGTCGAGGACGTCACCGCCTTCGTCGAGGCCCGGCAGACCGGCCAGGACCAGGCGCAGATCTTCGCCCGCGAGCAGCTGCAGAAGCAGAACCAGACGCTGCGCGCCATCGCCGACATCCTCGACATCGCGGTGATCGGCTGCGACGGGACCGGCCGGCCGCTGCTCTACAACCAGGCCGCCCGGGACGTCGTCGGCGATCGTCTCGGCGGGGCGCCCGCCGAGGAGTGGCCACGGCGGTTGCACCTGCACGATCAGGACGGCCGGCCGCTGGATCCGGCCTACCAGCCTCTCGTGCGGGCGCTGCGGGGCGAGCCGGTCGGGGACGTCGAGGTGGTGACCCGGATACCGGGCGAGCCACGCCGCATCTTCCGGCTGTCCGCCCGCCCGCTCACCGGGCAGCCGCCGCTCGCCGCCGTGGTGACGCTGCGCGACGTCACGGTCCGCCGCACGAGCGCCCGCGTGCAGCAGGGCGAGCTGGAGGTGACCCATCTGGTCGCGCAGCCGCACCCGCCGGACGGCGTGCTGGACGAGGTGATGCGGATCGTGGCCGCCTCGGTGGGGTGGGTCGCCACCTCGTTCTGGACCGTCGACGACGTGACGCGGCAGCTGCGCCGGGAGGCCTGGTGGTCCGAGCCCGGCTTCACCGGCTGCGACCGCGACCTGCCGCACCGGGCCCTGTGCGCCGCCGAGCCGATCTGGGCGCCGGCCGAGGACGCCGGCGCGCTGGCCATCCCGGTCCCGGCCGGGCGGAACCCGCTGGGAGTGCTGGTCTGCTACGCCGACACCGCGGAGATCTCCGAGGGCGCCCGGGCCGCCGTCGTCACCGGCATCGGCGCCCGGCTCGGCGAGTTCCTGGAACGCCGCCGCGCCGAACGCCTCGCCGCCGAGCTCGACCGCACCCGCGACGAGTACATCGCCCTGGTCGGCCACGAACTGCGCACTCCGCTGACCAGCATCCAGTCCTACGCCGACCTGCTGTCCGAGGATCCCGCCCTGGACGGCGAGCAGCGCGAGGCCGTCGCCGTGATGCGGCGCAACGCCACCACCCTGCACGGCATCGTCATGCGGCTGCTCGACGTGGCCGGCCTGCGCACCGGCCGCATCGATCTGCTCCGGGACGCCGTCGACCTGACCGCCCTGGCCGCCGCGGCCGCCGACCAGGCCCGCGCGCGAGCCGGCGACCGGGTGGCCGTCGAGGTCACCGCGCCCGCAGCGGTCACCGTCGAGGGCGATCCGGCACGGCTGCGCGAGGTCGTCGACGAACTGCTCGCCAATGCGCTGACCTGGGCCGCCGAAGCCACGACCGTCACCCTGGACGTGCACGAGGAGGGCTCGGCGGCGGTTCTCGCGGTCACCGACACCGGTGCCGAGATCAAGGCGCACGAGCACGAGCACCTCTTCGATCTGTTCTTCCGCGGCGAGGCGGCCCGGCACAGCGGCATTCCCGGCAACGGCCTGGGCCTGACCGCCGCCCGCGCCATCGTCGAGCAGCACGGCGGCACGCTCATGGCCGGTGTGCCGGGCAGGTCCCGCGACGGCGCGACGACGTTCACCGTCCGTCTGCCCGCGCACTGA
- a CDS encoding ABATE domain-containing protein has translation MEFVFVSGNPALDLLGTLKWRRSAPEEGLPTPADAARWAVEAGLLSDPPEAGEEELRRLTELRESAYRLVHATMAGAPADAADLRTVNEAAAGSPASITLTARGARRTGSLDAVTAEVARAAVALVGDMYGATPPKVRECERDACTRLFIDRSRGGTRSWCGMAECGNRVKAREYRARKAADREARLS, from the coding sequence GTGGAGTTCGTCTTCGTCAGCGGCAACCCCGCCCTCGATCTGCTCGGGACGCTCAAGTGGCGTCGCAGCGCGCCCGAGGAAGGGCTGCCGACACCGGCCGACGCCGCGCGCTGGGCGGTCGAGGCCGGCCTGCTGAGCGACCCGCCGGAGGCCGGCGAGGAGGAGCTGCGGCGGCTCACCGAGCTGCGCGAGTCGGCGTATCGGCTGGTGCACGCGACGATGGCGGGGGCCCCGGCGGACGCGGCCGACCTCCGTACCGTCAATGAGGCCGCCGCCGGATCACCCGCCTCGATCACCCTCACCGCCCGGGGCGCGCGGCGGACCGGAAGCCTGGACGCCGTCACCGCCGAGGTCGCGCGGGCCGCCGTCGCCCTGGTCGGGGACATGTACGGCGCGACGCCCCCGAAGGTCCGCGAGTGTGAGCGCGACGCCTGCACCCGGCTCTTCATCGACCGGTCCCGGGGCGGCACGCGCTCGTGGTGCGGCATGGCCGAGTGCGGCAACCGGGTGAAGGCCCGCGAGTACCGCGCCCGCAAGGCCGCTGATCGTGAGGCCCGCTTATCGTGA
- a CDS encoding DinB family protein codes for MISKDDYLYFAGRALDGMTGIVAGLGDELANTRPPLPGANTPYALLTHCLGVVEFWSGALVAGRTVERDRDAEFRASGPVGPLVARASDVRDRLVEDVRDAEPEAALQARPPASFQGPDRELNRGAALLHVFEELAQHHGQMEIMRDALLARS; via the coding sequence GTGATATCCAAGGACGACTACCTGTACTTCGCCGGCCGGGCACTCGACGGCATGACCGGCATCGTCGCCGGTCTCGGTGACGAACTCGCCAACACCCGGCCGCCGCTGCCCGGCGCCAACACGCCGTACGCGCTGCTCACCCACTGTCTCGGCGTGGTCGAGTTCTGGTCGGGGGCGCTCGTCGCCGGCCGGACCGTGGAGCGCGACCGGGACGCCGAGTTCCGGGCGTCCGGGCCGGTCGGGCCGCTCGTGGCGCGGGCTTCCGACGTACGGGATCGGCTGGTGGAGGATGTGCGGGACGCCGAGCCGGAAGCGGCGCTGCAAGCGCGGCCACCCGCGTCCTTCCAAGGTCCGGACCGCGAGCTGAACCGGGGTGCGGCGCTGCTGCACGTCTTCGAGGAACTGGCGCAGCACCACGGCCAGATGGAGATCATGCGCGACGCCCTGCTGGCCCGGTCATGA